Part of the Meiothermus cerbereus DSM 11376 genome, CGGGCACCGTAGCGTTGGCCAGAACGCTCTGGGCGACCAAACCCAGCACCTCCGGGGCTGGCCGGGCGAGATCGTGGCTGCCTATTACAATCAGGTCGACGTGGGTTTGTTGGGCGATTTGGGCTACCACTGCGCCAATGTTCTGGCTGCCGGGCTCTATCAGCACCACCCGCGGCGGGTGGCGGGCCCCCTGCACCATCCTGGCAAAGGTCTCGGGGGTCGAGGTGTTGGTGTTCTCGAGCACATGCAGTAGCGTCACCTTGCAACCCAACCAGCGGGAAAGGTTGAGGGCATGCTGAACAGCCGCCAGGCTGCC contains:
- a CDS encoding universal stress protein: MFRHILVPVGLGAGSLAAVQHALNLSRWLGCKVTLLHVLENTNTSTPETFARMVQGARHPPRVVLIEPGSQNIGAVVAQIAQQTHVDLIVIGSHDLARPAPEVLGLVAQSVLANATVPVQVVPTGMQAQRKPWLQRFSLREVHEV